The Thalassotalea piscium sequence GTTGATTAAGCTTCAATTAACCTAATTTATGGCGTTATTATAAGGATTGAAACAAATAATAATGTCAGTAATGTGACACTTATCACAAAACTATTAATACATACTGTTAATGTTACTAATTATGCGTGTTATAAACGTTATAGTCGATGGTGTTAGCTTACTACATACAGTACATTATTACCTTATAACAACGGTTAGTGTTATCCCTATATATTATAATTAAGGAAATAAAATGTCTTACACACTTATACACAATATTGAAGAACATAAGTACGAGTATCATATTGATGGTCAAATTGCTTACATTAGTTATGATGATCAAAATGGTAAAATGCATTTAACGCATACCATTGTGCCCGATGAGCTGTCAGGTAAAGGCCTTGCTAAAGTGTTACTAGAAGATGTACTTGAACAGATTAAAAAAGACGGTAAAAAAGCAGTAGCTAAGTGCACATATATTGTAAAATATCTTGAAAAAAATCCAGAAAAAATTGATTTGTTTGCCTAGCGCGTGTTGTTCTTTAGAGTACAAATTTCGTACGAATTAAACATAATTTAATTTGTATAATTTTGTTCGTTATAGCTTGACACGCCCGAATAGTGCTTACTTTGTTTTCAAGTAATTGGATTGATGTACATTATCTAGGCAGAATTAATACA is a genomic window containing:
- a CDS encoding GNAT family N-acetyltransferase, with the protein product MSYTLIHNIEEHKYEYHIDGQIAYISYDDQNGKMHLTHTIVPDELSGKGLAKVLLEDVLEQIKKDGKKAVAKCTYIVKYLEKNPEKIDLFA